The following are encoded together in the Candidatus Omnitrophota bacterium genome:
- a CDS encoding ATP-binding protein translates to MTIKLPWKLTFIFCLAVAAGVLAGYFYLADHLKTYLEDNLKKSIQNELILARDIIESHITSKKNFSDADVLADRIGKELNLRVTITLRDGTVVGDSNLSGDEFQTVENHINRPEIQEALTKGLGMDRRYSMTVKKYLLYIAMPFEKEKISGVLRLAMPLSHVEFLESSVKKIIVISLVLVFVFSLGFTFLTSFFISKPLVEMAGIARAMARGDFSRKPSVYSQDEIGELSKALTHMSGEIKEKIEIIEQEKIKLDAVLSSMFEGIMVVDEKGKILMINPSLQKLFFIDASPEHKKPLEVIRHRGVQETVDQILSSQSPMISKEIIIEQPEEIVFKINAAAIIRNHQLQGAVLVFHDLTELRRLEKIRQDFVANVSHELRTPVASIKGYAETLLSGALDDQENRKEFVHIIHQDSIRLANLINDLLDLSGIESGKMNMVFLSVDIHPTVKLCLNVLEKAIKAKNISVQINIASSLPKAKADEQRLSQVFLNLLDNAVKYTPQDGSIQVNAQAQAGHIRVDIIDNGIGIAENDLPRIFERFYRTDKARSRELGGTGLGLSIVKHIVLAHGGEVFVQSMPGQGSTFSFTIPQA, encoded by the coding sequence ATGACGATTAAGCTCCCTTGGAAGTTGACATTTATTTTCTGCCTGGCTGTTGCCGCCGGAGTTTTGGCGGGGTATTTTTATCTAGCCGATCATCTTAAAACTTATTTGGAAGATAATCTGAAAAAAAGTATTCAAAACGAACTTATTCTTGCCAGGGACATTATTGAATCTCATATTACCAGCAAAAAGAACTTCAGCGATGCCGACGTTTTAGCCGATCGAATAGGCAAGGAACTTAATTTAAGAGTCACCATTACTCTTAGAGACGGCACTGTGGTCGGTGATTCCAACCTAAGCGGCGATGAGTTTCAAACGGTTGAAAATCATATCAACCGTCCGGAAATCCAAGAGGCATTGACAAAAGGCCTTGGTATGGACCGGCGCTACAGCATGACGGTAAAGAAATATCTTTTGTACATAGCTATGCCGTTTGAGAAAGAAAAAATATCCGGTGTTCTTAGGCTTGCTATGCCTTTGTCGCATGTTGAATTTCTGGAATCCAGCGTGAAAAAGATCATTGTTATCTCTCTTGTCTTGGTATTTGTTTTTAGCCTCGGATTTACTTTTCTGACATCCTTCTTTATTTCTAAACCTTTGGTTGAAATGGCCGGTATTGCCCGGGCTATGGCCCGAGGAGATTTCTCTCGGAAACCATCCGTCTATTCTCAAGATGAGATCGGAGAGCTGTCAAAGGCTTTAACGCACATGTCGGGTGAAATTAAAGAAAAAATAGAGATCATTGAACAGGAAAAGATAAAGCTCGATGCGGTTTTATCCAGCATGTTCGAAGGGATCATGGTGGTTGATGAAAAGGGCAAGATCCTTATGATCAATCCTTCGCTTCAAAAACTTTTTTTTATTGATGCCAGCCCTGAGCATAAAAAACCTCTGGAAGTCATTCGCCATCGCGGAGTTCAAGAAACGGTGGATCAGATCCTTTCTTCGCAAAGCCCAATGATCAGCAAAGAGATCATCATTGAGCAACCGGAAGAGATCGTCTTTAAGATCAACGCGGCGGCCATCATCAGAAATCATCAACTGCAAGGGGCGGTTTTAGTTTTTCACGACCTGACCGAGCTGCGCCGCTTAGAGAAGATCAGGCAGGATTTTGTCGCCAATGTTTCTCACGAACTACGCACGCCCGTTGCCAGCATCAAAGGTTATGCCGAAACGCTTTTATCGGGCGCTTTAGATGATCAAGAAAACCGCAAAGAGTTCGTCCACATCATTCATCAAGACAGTATTCGCTTGGCCAATCTTATTAACGACCTTCTGGACCTTTCCGGTATAGAATCAGGAAAAATGAATATGGTCTTTCTTTCCGTTGATATCCATCCGACCGTTAAGCTTTGCCTTAATGTATTAGAGAAGGCTATCAAGGCAAAGAATATTTCCGTACAAATCAATATCGCGAGTAGTTTACCCAAAGCCAAGGCGGATGAACAAAGACTTTCTCAAGTTTTCTTGAATCTTTTAGACAATGCCGTTAAATATACGCCCCAAGACGGATCCATCCAGGTTAATGCTCAAGCTCAAGCAGGGCATATTCGCGTGGATATTATTGATAATGGCATTGGCATTGCCGAAAACGATCTTCCCCGTATCTTCGAACGGTTTTATCGCACCGACAAGGCGCGTTCCAGGGAACTTGGCGGTACCGGCTTAGGCTTGTCCATTGTTAAACATATCGTTTTGGCTCACGGCGGAGAAGTTTTTGTCCAATCTATGCCGGGGCAAGGTTCCACATTTAGCTTCACCATTCCGCAAGCGTAA
- a CDS encoding putative porin, with the protein MRRVISIFILGVFLLGNASPSFAGATSVDALIRKLVDKKILSKEEALELKSEIAADEKMVRAEGLKTDLPSWVKDMKLKGDLRVRYQNERRDSTQSRNRGRIRMRLGLETKANDKVQLGVGIATGSGDPRSTNETSENSFEKMDLRLDYAYAKYMPTTWASITGGKMLSPFWTPKDLLVDSDISYDGGSVNLTSKKFLNDQVDFFLNTGFFIMDEGNGASTLTTENFDPYLYVIQPGLNIKPTANTKLKLAATYFGIDNIRGQRRLQYSASTNTTRACTDASGAAQSCYAHDFEPVSGGMEFTIDSPFGNNGFFNDIGFDQIAFLGEYVKNVADMVDEHNDGYLLGARIGAKKVSGPRQWQLGYNFRRLERNAFLDNLPDSDFYGGGTHVQGHEVEFAYGLSKNVSLNLDYYRAAPIGGEEIDTRQAKVENIIQADLNFKF; encoded by the coding sequence ATGAGACGAGTGATCAGTATTTTTATTTTAGGTGTTTTCTTGTTAGGGAACGCATCGCCAAGTTTTGCGGGGGCAACATCGGTTGATGCTTTGATCCGTAAATTAGTGGACAAAAAAATCTTAAGCAAAGAGGAAGCATTAGAGCTAAAAAGCGAGATTGCGGCCGACGAAAAAATGGTACGCGCGGAAGGTTTGAAAACCGATCTGCCGTCTTGGGTTAAAGATATGAAGCTCAAAGGGGATTTGCGCGTGCGTTATCAAAATGAACGGCGCGATTCGACTCAAAGCCGCAATAGAGGAAGAATCCGTATGCGCTTAGGGCTAGAAACAAAAGCCAATGATAAAGTTCAGCTTGGTGTTGGGATCGCGACAGGTTCCGGTGATCCTCGCTCCACTAATGAGACGAGTGAAAATTCTTTTGAGAAAATGGATCTTCGCCTCGATTATGCTTACGCTAAATATATGCCGACCACATGGGCGTCTATCACCGGTGGTAAAATGTTGAGCCCGTTCTGGACTCCAAAAGATTTGCTGGTCGACAGCGATATTTCTTATGACGGCGGTTCTGTAAATCTGACATCAAAAAAGTTTCTCAACGATCAGGTAGATTTCTTTCTTAATACAGGCTTTTTTATTATGGATGAAGGTAATGGGGCGAGTACTTTAACAACAGAAAACTTCGATCCCTATTTATATGTTATCCAACCCGGCCTTAATATCAAGCCAACGGCAAATACAAAGCTTAAATTAGCTGCGACCTATTTTGGAATAGATAATATTAGAGGACAACGGCGTTTACAATATTCCGCCAGTACAAATACGACCAGGGCCTGTACGGACGCTTCCGGCGCGGCACAAAGCTGTTATGCTCATGACTTTGAACCGGTCAGCGGAGGTATGGAGTTTACGATTGATAGCCCATTTGGGAATAATGGATTTTTTAATGATATAGGATTTGACCAGATCGCTTTTCTGGGCGAATACGTAAAAAATGTGGCTGATATGGTTGATGAGCATAATGATGGTTATTTATTGGGAGCTAGAATTGGCGCTAAAAAAGTTTCTGGCCCTAGGCAATGGCAATTAGGTTATAATTTCCGTCGCTTAGAAAGAAACGCGTTTTTGGACAATTTACCGGATTCTGACTTTTACGGTGGTGGAACGCATGTCCAAGGCCATGAAGTAGAATTTGCTTATGGTTTATCAAAGAATGTCAGCCTTAATCTTGATTATTACCGCGCGGCGCCTATTGGCGGAGAAGAAATCGATACGCGCCAAGCAAAAGTTGAGAATATCATTCAGGCCGATCTTAACTTTAAATTCTAA
- a CDS encoding PstS family phosphate ABC transporter substrate-binding protein yields the protein MKNVLKIFLLSVVSFLSCQAFVLAAEPIKADGSSTVFPITEAVAEEFGKKGGAKAMVGISGTGGGFKRFCRGETDISNASRPIKSKEVDACKEGGVSYIELEVAYDGLAVVVNPQNNWVDYLTVAELKTIWETSAQGIVTRWSQVRSSFPDEEIQLFGPGTDSGTFDYFTEVINGKSGASRGDYTASEDDNVLVEGVANSKGGLGYFGVAYYEANKDKIKVVPVKGPSNSSGVVPTKETVLDGTYAPLSRPIFIYVNKDSLAKKPAVKAFVEFYLQNASVLSEEVGYIPLAQSKYDADLMKIK from the coding sequence ATGAAAAACGTTTTAAAGATATTCTTATTATCTGTTGTGAGCTTCTTAAGTTGCCAAGCATTTGTTTTGGCCGCGGAGCCTATTAAAGCGGACGGTTCTAGCACAGTTTTCCCTATTACCGAAGCAGTCGCCGAAGAATTTGGTAAAAAAGGCGGTGCTAAAGCCATGGTGGGAATTTCGGGAACCGGAGGCGGATTTAAACGATTTTGCCGCGGTGAAACTGATATCAGCAATGCCTCGCGTCCTATCAAATCAAAAGAAGTGGATGCTTGTAAAGAAGGCGGAGTTTCCTATATTGAATTGGAAGTCGCCTATGACGGGTTAGCCGTTGTTGTTAATCCTCAAAATAATTGGGTTGATTACTTAACAGTGGCTGAACTTAAAACGATTTGGGAAACCTCAGCTCAGGGTATTGTTACGCGTTGGAGCCAAGTGCGTTCTAGTTTTCCGGACGAAGAAATACAGCTTTTTGGCCCCGGGACTGATTCAGGGACCTTTGATTATTTCACAGAAGTGATTAACGGAAAATCCGGCGCCAGCCGCGGCGATTATACGGCCAGCGAAGACGATAATGTCTTAGTGGAAGGCGTTGCCAACAGCAAAGGCGGTTTAGGGTATTTTGGTGTTGCCTATTATGAAGCCAATAAAGATAAGATCAAGGTTGTTCCGGTCAAAGGGCCGAGTAATTCCAGCGGAGTTGTTCCCACAAAAGAAACTGTTTTAGACGGAACGTATGCGCCGCTATCGAGGCCGATATTTATTTATGTGAACAAAGATTCTTTAGCGAAAAAACCAGCGGTCAAAGCATTTGTTGAATTTTATCTGCAAAATGCTTCCGTTTTGTCCGAGGAGGTCGGGTATATTCCTTTGGCACAGAGTAAATATGACGCGGATCTTATGAAAATAAAATAA
- the pstC gene encoding phosphate ABC transporter permease subunit PstC: MLFKKKVSKFKEALVERLLFCCSLLSVLTTAGIIYVLLSESIGFFKEVSLFKFLTDTQWTPLFVDKHFGILSLLCGTIVTTVIAIAVAVPLGLISAVYLSEYASQKSRVIIKPILEILAAVPTVVYGYFALLFVTPLLRKLIPGLPGFNALSAGLVMGIMIIPLVSSLSEDAMHAVPTGLREGAYALGSHKIQVAFKIVFPAALSGISAAVILAMSRAIGETMIVAIAAGQQPRLTLNPLVPIETITAYIVQVSLGDTPHGTLEYRTIFVCGMTLFLLTFFLNVISFKLRRRFQEVYE; the protein is encoded by the coding sequence ATGTTGTTTAAGAAAAAAGTTAGTAAATTCAAGGAAGCTCTGGTCGAGAGGCTGCTATTTTGTTGCAGCCTCTTGTCCGTGTTAACGACCGCCGGGATTATTTATGTCCTTCTTTCGGAATCCATCGGGTTTTTTAAAGAAGTTTCTCTTTTTAAATTTCTTACCGACACCCAATGGACACCGCTTTTTGTTGATAAGCACTTTGGAATTCTCTCATTATTATGCGGAACGATCGTGACAACCGTCATCGCGATCGCTGTTGCCGTTCCTTTAGGGCTGATAAGTGCGGTTTACTTAAGCGAATATGCCTCACAAAAATCCAGAGTCATCATTAAGCCTATCTTGGAGATATTGGCGGCTGTTCCAACGGTTGTTTATGGATATTTCGCGCTTTTATTTGTAACACCGCTTTTACGAAAATTAATTCCCGGATTACCGGGATTTAATGCTCTTTCTGCCGGGCTTGTTATGGGGATCATGATCATTCCGCTGGTTTCTTCGCTCAGTGAAGACGCCATGCATGCGGTTCCTACGGGACTGCGCGAAGGCGCGTATGCGCTAGGATCGCATAAGATCCAAGTAGCATTTAAGATCGTTTTTCCTGCGGCGCTTTCGGGGATCAGCGCGGCGGTTATTTTAGCGATGTCGCGCGCTATTGGGGAAACCATGATCGTGGCGATTGCCGCCGGTCAGCAGCCCAGGCTAACACTTAATCCGTTGGTCCCTATTGAAACGATCACGGCGTATATCGTTCAGGTGAGTTTGGGTGATACGCCGCACGGGACTTTGGAATACAGGACGATCTTTGTTTGCGGGATGACACTTTTTCTTCTGACATTTTTCTTAAATGTGATCAGTTTTAAATTACGACGACGTTTTCAGGAAGTTTATGAATAA
- the pstA gene encoding phosphate ABC transporter permease PstA, with amino-acid sequence MNKKQFDKKVDASFSTVGLMATFFGLIVLAVLVIDVFMDGYKRLSWDFFMNYPSRKPEQAGILSAWVGTLWIMVTTALLAIPLGVGSGIYLEEYARRNRWTDFIEINIANLAGVPSVIYGILGLGLFVRMMHLDRSVLAGGLILALLVLPVIILSTREALRSVPHSIREASYALGATKWQTVRFQVLPAGFGSILTGIILAMSRAIGETAPLITIGALTYIPFLPSPPVSFSKDLPFVNVTLKGFFEPFTVLPIQIFNWVSRPQKGFLINAAAGIIVLLAITLAMNGFAIYLRYKNQKRW; translated from the coding sequence ATGAATAAAAAACAGTTTGATAAAAAAGTTGATGCCAGCTTTAGCACGGTCGGGTTGATGGCGACTTTTTTTGGCTTGATCGTTTTAGCGGTTCTTGTTATCGATGTTTTTATGGACGGCTACAAGCGTTTGAGCTGGGATTTTTTTATGAATTATCCGTCGCGCAAACCTGAACAAGCCGGAATTCTTTCAGCTTGGGTAGGGACTCTTTGGATCATGGTCACTACCGCTCTTTTGGCGATTCCCTTAGGGGTTGGGTCTGGGATTTATTTGGAAGAATATGCCCGGCGTAACCGCTGGACAGATTTTATTGAGATCAATATTGCGAATTTAGCAGGCGTTCCCTCGGTTATTTACGGCATTTTAGGCCTAGGCCTTTTTGTGCGCATGATGCATTTAGACCGTAGTGTTTTAGCCGGGGGGCTTATTTTGGCCTTGCTTGTTTTACCGGTTATTATTTTATCAACACGTGAGGCCTTACGCAGTGTTCCTCATTCTATCAGAGAAGCTTCTTATGCCTTAGGAGCTACCAAATGGCAAACGGTGCGTTTTCAAGTTCTTCCGGCCGGATTTGGCAGTATTTTAACCGGAATTATTTTAGCGATGTCGCGCGCCATCGGAGAAACAGCGCCTCTGATCACCATAGGCGCCCTGACGTATATTCCATTTTTACCGTCGCCTCCGGTTTCTTTTTCAAAAGATCTTCCGTTTGTCAATGTGACGCTCAAAGGGTTCTTTGAGCCTTTTACGGTTTTACCGATCCAGATCTTTAATTGGGTTTCTCGTCCGCAAAAAGGATTTCTTATTAATGCCGCGGCGGGAATTATTGTTTTGCTGGCGATCACGCTGGCTATGAACGGATTCGCTATTTACCTTCGTTATAAAAATCAGAAAAGGTGGTAA
- the pstB gene encoding phosphate ABC transporter ATP-binding protein PstB, which translates to MSSIVLQVKNLDSYYGKKQVLKDITLDIQERSVTALMGPSGCGKSTLIRCFNRMNDLVSKFHLKGKILYKGDDLYSKDIDVTDLRREIGMVFQKPNPFPKSIFENIVYGMKIQGVSDQEYIHSTVEEVLKKAALWDEVSDRLHESALSLSGGQQQRLCIARALAVKPKVILFDEPCSALDPIATAKIEELIAELKKSYTIVVVTHNTAQAARISDFTAFLYLGELIEYGITDKMFTAPDNKRTEEYLTGKFG; encoded by the coding sequence ATGTCGTCGATCGTTTTGCAAGTTAAAAATTTGGATTCTTATTACGGAAAGAAACAAGTTTTAAAAGATATTACGTTAGATATCCAGGAAAGATCCGTAACGGCCCTTATGGGGCCTTCGGGCTGCGGGAAAAGCACACTCATTCGCTGTTTTAACCGCATGAATGACCTGGTTTCTAAGTTCCATCTGAAAGGAAAGATCCTTTATAAAGGAGATGATCTTTATTCAAAAGATATTGATGTAACCGACCTAAGGCGAGAGATCGGCATGGTTTTTCAAAAACCTAATCCATTTCCGAAAAGTATTTTTGAGAATATTGTTTATGGGATGAAGATCCAGGGAGTTAGCGATCAAGAGTACATTCATTCTACCGTCGAAGAAGTTTTAAAGAAAGCCGCTTTGTGGGACGAGGTGAGCGACCGGCTGCATGAATCGGCGCTGTCACTTTCCGGCGGACAACAACAAAGGCTCTGCATCGCTCGGGCTTTAGCCGTTAAGCCGAAGGTCATTTTATTTGATGAGCCATGTTCGGCGCTTGACCCTATTGCCACGGCAAAGATTGAAGAACTGATCGCGGAATTAAAAAAGAGCTACACCATCGTTGTGGTCACGCATAATACCGCTCAGGCGGCGCGTATTTCTGATTTTACGGCCTTTTTATACTTAGGGGAATTGATCGAATACGGTATTACCGATAAAATGTTTACCGCGCCCGATAATAAACGCACCGAAGAATATTTAACCGGGAAATTTGGTTAA
- the phoU gene encoding phosphate signaling complex protein PhoU: MQRHFDEELADLKQDILKMGTMVEEAIFQSVESLKQLSVENAKRVIADDQLVDELELKIEQRCLDLLALRQPMASDLRFITMAMKITNELERMADLAVDIAQRVLGLTDKPLLKPLVDIPKLTKIAQNMTRDVINAFINKDIELAKQVIFTDPEADKLRNFVQEELINDFMAKDPETATRAVPLLLIARHLERICDHATNIAEDVIYITSAKVVKHHPEELQGH; the protein is encoded by the coding sequence ATGCAAAGACATTTCGATGAAGAATTAGCCGATCTCAAGCAAGATATTTTAAAGATGGGAACGATGGTCGAAGAGGCTATTTTCCAATCTGTGGAATCGCTCAAACAATTAAGCGTCGAGAATGCCAAGCGTGTTATCGCGGATGATCAATTGGTGGATGAATTAGAATTAAAAATAGAACAAAGATGCCTTGATCTCTTGGCTTTGCGCCAGCCAATGGCCTCCGACTTAAGATTTATTACCATGGCCATGAAGATCACCAATGAGCTTGAGCGCATGGCGGATCTGGCGGTTGATATTGCTCAAAGAGTTTTAGGATTAACGGATAAACCTCTTTTGAAGCCGTTAGTGGATATCCCTAAGTTAACAAAGATCGCCCAAAATATGACCCGGGATGTTATTAACGCATTCATTAATAAAGATATTGAGCTGGCCAAGCAAGTTATTTTTACCGATCCCGAAGCCGACAAGCTGCGTAATTTTGTTCAGGAAGAATTGATCAATGATTTTATGGCCAAAGACCCGGAAACGGCAACTAGGGCTGTTCCGCTTTTATTGATCGCGCGCCACTTGGAGCGTATTTGTGATCACGCGACGAATATCGCCGAGGATGTCATCTATATCACATCAGCGAAAGTCGTAAAACATCATCCCGAAGAATTGCAAGGGCATTGA
- a CDS encoding cold-shock protein has translation MAKGTVKWFNNQKGYGFITPESGNDVFVHHSAIQGEGYKSLNEGQKVEFEIQNGPKGEQAVNVVKL, from the coding sequence ATGGCTAAAGGTACAGTCAAATGGTTCAATAACCAAAAGGGTTATGGGTTTATCACGCCTGAATCAGGCAACGATGTCTTCGTGCATCACAGTGCTATTCAGGGAGAGGGTTACAAATCTCTCAATGAAGGTCAAAAAGTTGAATTCGAAATTCAAAACGGACCTAAAGGCGAACAAGCCGTTAATGTGGTGAAGCTGTAA
- a CDS encoding toxin-antitoxin system YwqK family antitoxin, with amino-acid sequence MTRTLKIFLLFIFASSGFCPLLYAQGQDSLYLRAPKISQETKTVKQNSIQKTDSANPLQPVETKEYYDSGELKASYLYQNGKKNGPAKTYFKNGTVNDEVIYKNDKLNGSARKYYENGILHQEAFFKNGVLEGKGKIYDSKGQLAEEYVYKKGKPIIPRGKQEVKKSEPPKVVEKKEQERSDMDSGLSPEEETALVLRAPRSGTQSEPEFFYLRSPGWAGAPGSESKKEEETVKKEEASPWEFEAGYETSQIVYKEPTVMRQSGYMQGVFFSVTHRPKYLQIKSLTYEPWLNMFRYDFRYAFGEMYYKGRLSNGTPYNVDDIPDYMIETRLVAGHEFEEFDPAKLALYFGLGYRYLNDDMSIDPAGYERESNYVYIPVGVEYMKPTKDDWWYGGMLEFDGLVGGWQISHVSNVNPGYGDLTNNQTKGFGGKFSLRLQKKAQDLDFLLEPYYRYWYMADSELTPWLLNGVSIGSGLEPRNHSNEYGVRFIARF; translated from the coding sequence ATGACAAGAACCTTAAAGATCTTTCTTCTTTTTATTTTTGCATCATCCGGTTTCTGTCCCTTACTGTATGCTCAAGGGCAAGACAGCCTTTATCTTCGCGCGCCTAAGATCAGCCAAGAAACAAAAACCGTAAAACAAAATTCCATCCAGAAAACTGATTCCGCCAATCCGCTTCAACCCGTTGAAACAAAAGAATATTATGATTCCGGAGAATTAAAAGCGAGTTATCTGTATCAAAACGGCAAGAAAAACGGCCCGGCCAAAACGTATTTTAAAAACGGCACTGTTAATGATGAAGTCATTTATAAAAATGATAAACTCAACGGCAGTGCCCGCAAGTATTATGAAAACGGTATTCTTCATCAAGAGGCGTTTTTTAAAAATGGGGTCCTGGAAGGAAAAGGAAAGATTTATGACAGCAAAGGCCAATTAGCGGAAGAATATGTTTATAAAAAAGGAAAGCCAATTATTCCTCGAGGGAAACAAGAAGTTAAAAAAAGTGAGCCGCCAAAAGTAGTCGAAAAGAAAGAGCAGGAAAGATCCGATATGGATTCGGGCCTTTCCCCTGAAGAAGAAACAGCGCTTGTCTTACGCGCTCCTCGGTCCGGAACGCAAAGTGAGCCGGAATTCTTTTATTTGCGTTCACCGGGATGGGCGGGAGCCCCGGGGTCAGAAAGCAAAAAAGAAGAAGAAACGGTGAAGAAAGAAGAAGCTTCGCCGTGGGAATTTGAAGCCGGATATGAAACCTCGCAAATCGTTTATAAAGAACCAACCGTTATGCGCCAATCCGGCTATATGCAGGGAGTATTTTTTTCTGTGACGCATCGCCCCAAATATCTTCAGATCAAAAGCTTGACGTATGAACCGTGGCTTAATATGTTCCGCTATGATTTTCGTTACGCGTTCGGCGAAATGTATTACAAGGGCCGGCTTTCCAACGGAACGCCTTATAATGTCGACGATATTCCGGATTATATGATAGAAACACGTCTGGTGGCTGGACATGAATTTGAGGAATTTGACCCAGCTAAATTAGCTTTATACTTTGGCTTGGGATATCGCTATCTTAATGATGATATGTCGATCGATCCTGCCGGCTATGAGCGTGAGTCGAATTATGTTTATATCCCGGTTGGTGTAGAGTATATGAAGCCTACAAAAGACGATTGGTGGTACGGAGGAATGTTGGAATTTGACGGCCTTGTCGGCGGATGGCAGATCAGCCATGTCAGCAATGTGAACCCCGGTTACGGTGACTTAACAAATAATCAAACAAAGGGGTTTGGGGGAAAATTTTCTCTTCGTCTGCAAAAAAAGGCTCAAGACCTGGATTTTCTTCTAGAACCTTATTATCGATATTGGTATATGGCTGATTCTGAATTAACACCCTGGCTTTTAAACGGCGTTTCGATCGGTTCCGGCCTGGAGCCTCGCAATCATTCCAATGAATACGGCGTAAGGTTCATTGCCCGCTTTTAA